Proteins from a single region of Macrobrachium nipponense isolate FS-2020 chromosome 11, ASM1510439v2, whole genome shotgun sequence:
- the LOC135210609 gene encoding interaptin-like yields MNDLISANMEKEEKLELFKKEVIACGQTIEGLESEVVSLLKEKESLKIELEKEMNDLISVNMEKEEKLELFKKEVIACGKTIEGLESEVVSLLKEKESLKIEMEKEIMDLKEEMTNLQDMNLERDMEIEKFKREVIENGEIIEVLENEIVSLMKEKDSLKNEMEKEITDLISLNKTKEEQLQQFKTEVIDCEQTIESLEKEVVNLIGEKKSLETELEKEIMYLKEEKTILQDMNLEKDKEIEKLKEEVIEIGKAIEGLENEIIELMEDNEKRKTRMEKEIKNLKEESMILQSLNMVKDEENENLKKEIIEIRKAIEGLENEVIELMEDNEKRKAKMEKEITDLKVELIYLQAMNLEKDKEIETFKKEELEFVATIEALENEVIESMKENQKSKTNMKEVMNNLKELMKDYDMIMEKDIE; encoded by the coding sequence ATGAACGACCTCATATCTGCGAATATGGAAAAGGAAGAGAAGCTGGaactatttaaaaaagaagtcATTGCTTGTGGACAAACGATTGAAGGCCTGGAAAGTGAAGTCGTCTCCTtgttgaaagaaaaggaaagcctGAAGATTGaattggaaaaggaaatgaacgaCCTCATATCTGTGAATATGGAAAAGGAAGAGAAGCTGGaactatttaaaaaagaagtcATTGCTTGTGGAAAAACGATTGAAGGTCTGGAAAGTGAGGTCGTCTCCTtgttgaaagaaaaggaaagcctGAAGATTGAAATGGAGAAGGAAATAATGGACCTGAAAGAAGAGATGACTAATCTGCAGGATATGAATTTGGAAAGGGACATGGAGattgaaaaatttaaaagggAGGTAATTGAAAATGGAGAGATAATTGAAGTTCTGGAAAATGAGATCGTCTCCTTAATGAAAGAAAAGGACAgcctgaaaaatgaaatggaaaaagaaataacagaCCTAATATCTCTGAATAAAACAAAGGAAGAGCAGCTACAACAATTTAAAACAGAAGTCATTGATTGTGAACAAACGATTGAAAGTCTGGAAAAGGAGGTTGTGAACTTGATAGGAGAAAAGAAGAGCCTGGAAACTGaattggaaaaggaaataatgtaCCTGAAAGAAGAGAAGACTATCCTGCAGGATATGAATTTAGAAAAGGACAAGGAgattgaaaaattgaaagaagAGGTAATTGAAATTGGAAAGGCAATTGAAGGTCTGGAAAATGAGATCATCGAGTTGATGGAGGATAATGAGAAGAGGAAAActaggatggaaaaggaaataaaaaacctCAAAGAAGAGTCGATGATCCTCCAATCACTGAACATGGTAAAGGACGAGGagaatgaaaatttgaaaaaagaaataattgaaattagaaaGGCAATAGAAGGTCTGGAAAATGAGGTCATCGAGTTAATGGAGGAcaatgaaaagaggaaagctaagatggaaaaagaaataacagaCCTCAAAGTAGAATTAATTTACCTGCAGGCTATGAATTTGGAGAAGGACAAGGAGATTGAAACATTCAAAAAGGAAGAATTGGAATTTGTAGCGACAATTGAAGCTCTGGAAAATGAGGTCATCGAGTCGATGAAGGAGAATcagaaaagtaaaacaaatatgaAAGAGGTAATGAACAACCTCAAAGAGTTAATGAAAGATTACGATATGATTATGGAAAAAGATATAGAATAA